The following are encoded together in the Vigna angularis cultivar LongXiaoDou No.4 chromosome 9, ASM1680809v1, whole genome shotgun sequence genome:
- the LOC108346367 gene encoding receptor-like protein 7: MRITLISLFSFFLCYLIYLSIYFSAATGKCLEDQQSLLIQLRNNLTFEPENSSKLKLWNQSIDCCDWSGVTCDEEGRVIGIDLSGELISGGFDDSSVVFSLQHLRKLNLAGNKISSAIPSGFNKLENLTYLNLSCAGFKGQIPIEISQMTRLVTLDLSSSVLFYTSNELKLENPNLQKLVQNLTSIRQLYLDGVSISAAGHEWCSALMSLHYLQELRMSQCNLSGPLDPSLASLENLSVIVLDGNNLASTVPETFAYLKFLTILSLSSCQLTGTFPQKIFKIVTLSVVDLSLNNNLQGFFPDFPQGSLQTLRVSNTSFSGAFPNSIGNMRNLTELDFSYCRFTGTLPNSLSNLAELSYLDLSYNNFTGRIPSVDMAKKLAYLDLSNNGLSGEVPSSSHFAGQKNLVSIDLGYNAIGGSIPSSLFTLPQLQKIMLSHNQFGQLDEFKNVSSSKLIILDLSSNNLSGSFPTSIYQLSRLSILILSSNKLNGTMNLDKLSELRNLTTLDLSYNNLSVDVNVTNAEPSYFPSISNLKLASCNLKTFPGFLRNHSRIASLDLSDNHIQGIVPNWIWKLQNLERLNISHNLFTHLEGPLRNFSSKLFVLDLHHNKLQGPIPVFPENTLYLDFSSNKFNSVIPQDIGNYLSFIFFLSLSNNTLSGSIPDSLCNASYLQVLDLSNNNISGTIPSCLMAMNESLGVLNLRKNKLTGPVPDTFSAACSLRTLDLHHNKLDGKIPKSLSKCTSLEVLDLGNNKIMDGFPCLLKKISTLRVLVLRKNNLYGHIGCPKTNGTWHMLQIVDLAINNFTGQLPGNCFTRWEAMMSDENQDESKVKHIQYQFLQYGNQIYYHDSVTVTIKGQRMDLIKILTVFTSIDFSSNHFEGEIPNELFDFKALYTLNLSNNAFSGKIPQSIRNLKELESLDLSNNLLEGNIPTGLATLSFLSVLDLSFNHLFGRIPTGTQIQSFSESSFEGNKGLCGPPLITICSANTSPKTTQTAKDFDWQYIVTGVGFGVGAGVFLPILMIWERGRKWSNNTIDSFLIRVFSLFGLAYIPIEDDEGDEDAEEMDDDSSEEDDWDYPSFRGRYCVFCSKLDISMKRVIHDPSCKCYPSSSASNSTHSSKSYSP, from the coding sequence ATGAGAATcactttaatttcattgttttctttctttctctgctACTTGATATATCTCAGTATCTACTTCTCTGCCGCCACTGGCAAATGTCTAGAGGATCAACAATCATTACTGATTCAACTGAGGAACAACCTCACATTTGAGCCTGAAAATTCCAGCAAACTGAAATTGTGGAATCAAAGCATCGATTGCTGCGATTGGAGTGGTGTAACGTGTGACGAGGAGGGACGTGTCATTGGCATTGACCTCAGTGGAGAATTGATCAGTGGTGGATTTGATGATTCGAGTGTTGTTTTCAGTCTTCAACATCTCCGGAAATTGAATTTGGCTGGTAATAAAATCAGTTCTGCGATTCCATCTGGATTTAACAAGTTGGAAAATTTGACTTATCTGAATTTGTCATGTGCGGGCTTTAAGGGTCAGATTCCAATAGAGATTTCTCAGATGACAAGGTTGGTTACTCTTGATCTCTCTTCTTCTGTTCTCTTTTACACTAGCAATGAGCTGAAGCTTGAAAACCCAAATCTACAAAAGCTTGTCCAAAATCTCACCAGTATTAGGCAACTGTATTTGGATGGTGTAAGTATATCAGCTGCAGGACATGAATGGTGCAGCGCTTTGATGTCACTGCATTACCTGCAAGAACTTCGCATGTCACAGTGCAATCTCTCAGGACCCCTGGATCCTTCCCTAGCAAGCCTTGAGAATCTATCAGTTATTGTTCTTGATGGGAACAATTTGGCATCCACAGTGCCAGAAACATTTGCCTATTTGAAATTTCTGACCATCCTAAGTCTTTCTTCTTGTCAGTTGACTGGAACATTTCCTCAGAAGATCTTCAAGATTGTAACATTGTCAGTTGTTGACTTATCTTTAAACAACAATCTCCAAGGTTTCTTTCCAGACTTCCCCCAAGGATCTCTTCAGACCTTAAGAGTAAGTAACACAAGCTTCTCCGGAGCATTTCCAAACTCTATTGGGAACATGAGGAACTTAACTGAATTGGATTTTTCTTATTGTCGATTTACCGGAACGCTTCCCAATTCATTGTCAAACCTCGCAGAACTCAGTTATCTAGACTTGTCATATAACAACTTCACAGGTCGAATTCCATCAGTTGACATGGCCAAAAAACTTGCCTACTTAGACCTTTCTAATAATGGTTTGAGTGGTGAAGTTCCGTCTTCTTCTCACTTTGCAGGACAGAAGAATCTCGTTAGCATTGACCTGGGTTATAACGCGATTGGTGGGAGCATTCCTTCATCCCTTTTTACACTCCCACAGCTGCAAAAAATTATGCTTTCCCATAATCAGTTTGGTCAACTAGATGAATTCAAAAATGTGTCTTCTTCTAAATTAATAATCCTCGATTTAAGTAGCAATAATCTATCAGGGTCTTTTCCAACATCTATATACCAACTCAGTAGACTCTCTATCCTCATACTTTCTTCAAACAAGTTAAATGGGACAATGAATCTAGATAAGCTTTCGGAGCTCAGAAATTTGACTACATTAGATCTTTCATACAACAATTTATCAGTCGATGTGAATGTTACAAATGCTGAGCCATCTTACTTTCCCAGCATTAGCAATCTAAAGTTGGCATCCTGCAACTTGAAAACTTTCCCTGGTTTCTTGAGAAATCACTCCAGAATCGCCTCTCTAGATCTTTCGGATAACCATATCCAGGGAATAGTGCCCAACTGGATTTGGAAACTACAGAATCTTGAAAGGCTTAATATTTCTCATAATTTGTTTACTCATTTGGAAGGACCTTTGAGGAATTTTTCTTCCAAGTTGTTTGTCCTTGATCTTCATCATAATAAACTTCAGGGGCCAATACCTGTTTTTCCAGAAAACACGCTCTATTTGGATTTCTCAAGCAACAAATTTAACTCTGTTATCCCACAAGACATTGGAAATTACCTGTCTTTCatattctttctctctctctcaaacaATACTTTGAGTGGCAGTATCCCTGACTCCCTATGCAATGCTTCATATCTTCAGGTGCTTGATCTTTCCAATAATAACATTTCTGGAACAATTCCCTCATGTTTAATGGCAATGAATGAGAGCCTTGGGGTATTAAATCTGAGAAAGAACAAACTCACGGGCCCTGTCCCAGATACGTTTTCAGCTGCTTGTTCTCTAAGGACTCTGGATCTCCATCACAACAAATTAGATGGAAAGATTCCAAAATCTCTTTCAAAATGTACTTCATTAGAAGTGTTGGACCTTGGAAACAACAAGATTATGGATGGCTTTCCGTGTTTGTTGAAGAAGATATCCACACTCCGGGTCTTAGTCTTacgaaaaaataatttgtatggTCACATTGGATGTCCAAAGACCAACGGCACATGGCATATGCTTCAAATAGTGGATCTGGCCATCAACAATTTCACTGGCCAGCTACCTGGAAACTGCTTCACAAGGTGGGAGGCAATGATGTCTGATGAAAACCAAGATGAATCCAAGGTAAAACATATCCAATATCAGTTTCTTCAATATGGTAACCAAATATATTACCATGATTCAGTGACAGTCACAATAAAAGGTCAACGGATGGATTTGATTAAGATTCTAACTGTCTTCACTTCGATCGACTTCTCATCGAACCATTTTGAAGGGGAAATACCAAATGAGCTATTTGACTTTAAGGCACTCTATACACTTAACTTGTCAAATAATGCTTTTTCTGGCAAAATTCCACAATCAATTAGAAATCTGAAGGAGCTTGAATCCTTAGACTTATCAAACAACTTGCTGGAAGGAAATATTCCCACAGGACTTGCAACTTTATCCTTCCTATCAGTCCTTGACCTCTCCTTTAATCATCTCTTTGGGAGAATCCCCACTGGCACTCAAATTCAATCATTTTCAGAATCTTCCTTTGAAGGTAACAAAGGATTGTGTGGCCCGCCTTTGATTACAATATGCAGTGCAAATACAAGTCCAAAAACTACACAAACAGCCAAGGACTTTGATTGGCAGTACATAGTCACTGGAGTTGGTTTTGGGGTTGGAGCCGGAGTATTTCTTCCTATATTGATGATATGGGAGAGAGGAAGGAAATGGAGCAATAATACCATTGATAGTTTTCTTATACGAGTTTTTTCACTGTTCGGGTTAGCTTATATCCCCATTGAGGATGACGAAGGGGATGAAGATGCAGAAGAGATGGACGATGATTCTAGTGAAGAAGATGATTGGGACTATCCAAGCTTCAGAGGAAGGTATTGTGTCTTCTGTTCGAAACTTGACATATCTATGAAGAGGGTCATTCATGACCCCAGTTGCAAATGTTACCCCTCATCATCAGCTTCAAATTCTACTCATTCATCAAAATCATATTCCCCTTAA